One Myxococcaceae bacterium JPH2 DNA window includes the following coding sequences:
- a CDS encoding protein kinase, with amino-acid sequence MPPARPAGAPLPVLPAATLIAERFSLTDFIGHGGMGSIYRAADLRSGRTVALKLLHEDSAEALHRFHREATLLSELEHPGIVGYVAHGTGAESPPFLAMQWLEGEDLARRLARRRLSPTEALEVLTHAARALARAHAHGVIHRDLKPSNLFLRNGRTEEVVLLDFGLARRVRPSVAMTAHQMVLGTPGYMAPEQISGHEALTPAADIFSLGCVLYECLTGRPPFAAPHFVAALAKVLFTQPEPVRARCPELPRGLEALLERMLAKQPAHRIPDASALVTLLESTSLLASEAEPLAGSPESVPRVLLGAEQQLVSVLLAMPRPSVASPRETWQSLRDTLRQVLSPHGAQVELLADGALVVTLAATHGSAMDPAALVARCALLLQERCPEAAVVLTTGRGRLDAPLPVGEAVDRAGQLMHQWEQFPTEPSARVLLDEVTAGLLGPDFQLTRPREDLFLLRGAQVDADESRPLLGKPTPCVGREQELALLELTFNTCVQESSAQAVLVKAPAGLGKSRLRHEFLRRLRRQEQPVLELLGRGDPMSAGSADGLIGQALRRLCGMTGAEPLGPRRERLAERIGRHLPAAHQAEVTGFLGELCGVPFPESHHPRLSAARGNPQLLSTQVGRALVTFLRAECAQQPVLLVLEDLHWGEAHTVRLLDETLRELAEQPFMVLALARPDVEHLLPTSGARRMQELPLRGLSRKAEARLAREVLGAEVPEAVIERLVEHAAGNPLFLEELIRGEAEGRGEAAPRTVLAMIQARLGRLEPRARQVLLAASFYGRAFWGNGVLALLGEAMPPAELEHWLRRLVDLEWVEPQDSSRFPEQVEYRFRHALVRDAAHGLVPDDDKAAGHDLAGRWLERTGERDPHVLAEHFRLGAKPERAIPYFLLAAEHLFDRHDLGGMERCMDATLALSPPEEARVRLRALRATTAFWMDDFSTLGELGHAVLPSLEPGSAQWSRLISGLSLGSTLSGHRDFVVELCAQLRAARPGAESRGAYFLALCFACCMASYLGDMPEVTACFAHLEGLGQEVIARDGVVRGWRGIAHGFRDLCLTGSPWTALDWAEQAARALQEVGSERDEVAALTWRAQALMALGRTEEALEQVRRGMALALRVGQLFPITHARQTLALLLAGSPEVAHQDEARALVLEWVDARLPNLVHRGTAHLVLSRVATSQGRLTEALEHARLACDVLALFAPFLAQARWNLSALLLAWGHCDEARRTASLALEALARSGGEGVARVGLLQVLAESCLALGDTSAGEAALRQALRCIHARAREIPDGPLRERYLAHVPENARVRELTRQRWGDTHPT; translated from the coding sequence ATGCCGCCAGCCCGGCCCGCCGGGGCGCCTCTGCCCGTGCTCCCCGCCGCCACCCTCATCGCCGAGCGCTTCTCGCTGACGGACTTCATCGGTCACGGCGGGATGGGCTCCATCTACCGCGCGGCGGATCTCCGCTCGGGGCGGACCGTCGCGCTCAAGCTGCTCCACGAGGACAGCGCCGAGGCCCTGCATCGCTTTCATCGCGAGGCCACGCTCCTCTCGGAGCTGGAGCACCCGGGCATCGTCGGCTACGTGGCCCATGGCACCGGAGCCGAGAGCCCGCCCTTTCTCGCCATGCAGTGGCTGGAGGGCGAGGACCTCGCGCGGCGACTCGCGCGGCGACGCTTGAGTCCCACCGAGGCGCTGGAGGTGCTGACGCACGCGGCGCGGGCGCTCGCTCGGGCCCACGCGCACGGCGTCATCCACCGCGACCTCAAGCCCTCGAACCTCTTCCTGCGCAACGGACGGACCGAGGAGGTCGTGCTGCTCGACTTCGGGCTCGCGCGGCGCGTGCGGCCCTCCGTGGCGATGACAGCCCACCAGATGGTGCTGGGCACGCCGGGCTACATGGCCCCCGAGCAGATCTCCGGACACGAGGCGCTGACGCCCGCCGCGGACATCTTCTCCCTGGGCTGCGTGCTCTACGAATGTCTCACGGGCCGGCCGCCCTTCGCCGCGCCCCACTTCGTCGCGGCGCTCGCCAAGGTTCTCTTCACCCAGCCCGAACCCGTGCGCGCGCGGTGTCCCGAGCTGCCGCGTGGCCTGGAGGCGCTCCTGGAGCGCATGCTCGCCAAGCAGCCAGCACATCGCATCCCAGACGCGAGCGCGCTGGTCACCCTGCTGGAGTCCACGTCCCTCCTGGCCTCGGAGGCGGAGCCGCTCGCGGGTTCGCCGGAGAGCGTGCCCCGCGTCCTGCTGGGCGCCGAGCAGCAGCTCGTCAGCGTGCTGCTGGCCATGCCGCGTCCGTCCGTTGCCAGCCCGCGCGAGACATGGCAATCCTTGCGCGACACCCTGCGCCAGGTGTTGTCGCCACACGGCGCACAGGTGGAGCTGCTCGCGGATGGCGCGCTCGTGGTCACGCTCGCCGCGACCCATGGCTCCGCGATGGACCCCGCCGCGCTCGTGGCCCGGTGTGCGCTGCTTCTTCAAGAGCGGTGTCCCGAGGCCGCCGTGGTGCTCACCACGGGGCGCGGACGCCTGGATGCGCCCCTGCCCGTGGGCGAGGCGGTGGATCGCGCCGGGCAGTTGATGCACCAGTGGGAGCAGTTCCCCACCGAGCCGTCCGCGCGCGTGCTGCTGGATGAGGTCACCGCGGGGCTGCTCGGCCCCGACTTCCAGCTCACGCGTCCGCGCGAGGACCTGTTCCTGCTTCGCGGCGCACAGGTGGATGCCGACGAGTCACGCCCGCTGCTCGGCAAGCCCACGCCCTGCGTTGGCCGTGAGCAGGAGTTGGCGCTGCTGGAGCTGACCTTCAACACCTGCGTGCAGGAGTCCTCCGCGCAGGCGGTGCTGGTGAAGGCGCCGGCGGGCCTGGGCAAGTCGCGGCTGCGCCATGAGTTCCTGCGCCGCTTGCGCAGGCAGGAGCAGCCCGTGTTGGAGCTGCTCGGCCGTGGCGACCCGATGAGCGCTGGCTCCGCGGACGGACTGATAGGACAGGCATTGCGGCGCCTGTGTGGGATGACTGGCGCGGAGCCTCTCGGCCCTCGACGTGAGCGCTTGGCCGAGCGCATCGGCCGGCACCTGCCCGCCGCGCACCAGGCGGAGGTGACAGGCTTTCTGGGCGAGCTGTGCGGTGTGCCCTTCCCGGAGTCTCACCATCCCCGGCTGAGCGCCGCGCGTGGCAACCCGCAGCTCCTGAGCACGCAGGTCGGCCGGGCCCTGGTGACGTTCCTCCGCGCCGAGTGCGCGCAGCAGCCGGTGCTGCTCGTCCTGGAGGACCTGCACTGGGGAGAAGCGCACACCGTGAGGCTGCTGGACGAGACGTTGCGCGAGCTGGCCGAGCAGCCCTTCATGGTGCTGGCCCTGGCTCGCCCTGACGTGGAGCACCTGCTCCCCACGTCCGGCGCGCGGCGCATGCAAGAGCTGCCGCTGCGGGGACTGAGCCGCAAGGCCGAGGCACGACTGGCGCGCGAGGTGTTGGGCGCGGAGGTTCCCGAGGCGGTCATCGAGCGCCTCGTGGAGCACGCGGCGGGCAATCCGCTGTTCCTGGAGGAGCTGATCCGAGGCGAGGCCGAGGGCCGCGGAGAAGCCGCGCCGCGCACGGTGCTCGCCATGATTCAAGCGCGCCTGGGGCGACTGGAGCCTCGCGCGCGGCAGGTGCTGCTGGCCGCGAGCTTCTACGGGCGCGCCTTCTGGGGCAACGGCGTGCTCGCGCTGCTGGGCGAGGCGATGCCTCCCGCGGAGCTGGAGCACTGGCTGCGCCGACTGGTGGACCTGGAGTGGGTGGAGCCCCAGGACTCCAGTCGCTTCCCCGAGCAGGTCGAGTATCGCTTCCGACACGCGCTGGTGCGCGATGCGGCGCATGGCCTGGTGCCGGATGACGACAAGGCCGCGGGGCATGACCTCGCGGGGCGCTGGTTGGAGCGGACAGGGGAGCGGGATCCGCACGTCCTCGCGGAGCACTTCCGCCTGGGCGCGAAGCCCGAGCGCGCCATCCCCTACTTCCTCCTCGCCGCCGAGCACCTCTTCGATCGGCATGACCTGGGCGGCATGGAGCGCTGCATGGACGCCACCCTCGCGCTGTCTCCGCCGGAGGAAGCGCGGGTCCGGCTGCGAGCCCTGCGCGCCACCACCGCGTTCTGGATGGATGACTTCAGCACGCTCGGCGAGCTGGGCCATGCGGTGTTGCCCAGCCTGGAGCCGGGCAGCGCGCAGTGGAGCCGGCTCATCAGTGGACTCAGCCTGGGCTCCACGCTCAGCGGGCATCGGGACTTTGTCGTCGAGCTGTGCGCTCAACTGCGCGCCGCACGCCCCGGCGCCGAGTCGCGAGGGGCCTACTTCCTGGCGCTCTGCTTCGCGTGCTGCATGGCGTCCTACCTGGGAGACATGCCCGAGGTGACCGCGTGCTTCGCGCACCTCGAAGGGCTGGGCCAGGAGGTCATCGCGCGGGACGGCGTCGTGAGGGGCTGGCGTGGCATCGCTCATGGCTTTCGCGACCTGTGCCTGACCGGCAGTCCGTGGACCGCGCTGGATTGGGCGGAGCAGGCCGCGCGGGCGCTCCAGGAAGTGGGCTCCGAGCGCGACGAGGTGGCCGCGCTCACCTGGCGAGCCCAGGCGCTGATGGCCCTGGGACGAACCGAGGAGGCCCTGGAGCAGGTGCGCCGAGGCATGGCGCTGGCGCTGCGCGTGGGACAGCTCTTCCCCATCACCCATGCGCGGCAGACGCTCGCGCTGCTGCTGGCGGGGAGCCCTGAAGTCGCGCACCAGGACGAGGCCCGCGCCCTGGTCCTCGAATGGGTGGATGCGCGCCTGCCCAACCTCGTGCACCGAGGGACAGCGCACCTCGTGCTCTCTCGGGTCGCCACGAGCCAGGGGCGACTCACCGAAGCGCTGGAGCACGCGCGGCTGGCGTGTGACGTGCTCGCGCTGTTCGCGCCTTTCCTCGCCCAGGCGCGCTGGAACTTGAGTGCGCTGCTTCTCGCGTGGGGGCACTGCGACGAGGCACGGAGGACGGCATCACTCGCGCTGGAGGCGCTGGCGCGAAGCGGCGGCGAGGGCGTGGCCCGGGTGGGCCTGCTCCAGGTGCTGGCGGAGTCCTGCCTCGCCTTGGGCGATACATCGGCCGGAGAGGCGGCGCTGCGGCAAGCCCTGCGCTGCATCCACGCACGTGCTCGGGAGATTCCCGATGGCCCTTTGCGCGAGCGCTACCTGGCACATGTCCCCGAGAACGCCCGGGTGCGCGAGCTGACTCGACAGCGCTGGGGCGACACGCACCCGACTTGA
- a CDS encoding adenosine deaminase, producing MVKALHWGVCVALLAAGCSDEPTSPPPAEASREERVGQKLESLRDQPAPLRDFLVQLPKGADLHTHLSGAVTMENLIQWGTEDGVCVNTTTWVAAAPPCATGAVSMVNTQTDATFKRNILQAWSMEGFQGTLLEGHQHFFDAFGKFGAVLSEPRTDDSIADVLNTAGRNHQIYVELLQGLSSSTVGRLATKYIQPGDPWDEAYLLKKRGELMADPVFAATLEATQASITKSITGARDLLKCGTAAAEPGCDVATRFVLSANRTQDRGYVFAQWVYAYELAQVSPEVVGINLVSPEENDNSLKFYDDEMFALDVLRRFNQRTANRRTVHISLHAGELIPSVLPTTPEGQRQLSFHIRHAVEIAHAERIGHGADVLDETAGDGAEDLLWDMNGLDVMVEICLSSNSILLGKSGAAHPLKSYLGHGVPVALSTDDQGIFRTNITDEYVRAVSDQGLDYRTLKAMVRTSLEHAFLPGVSLWKTRSQYDGRVEACAQDTPGPNAPSATCAALLASSERAALQWKLESQFAAFEDAVLK from the coding sequence ATGGTGAAAGCACTTCATTGGGGAGTGTGTGTGGCATTGCTCGCGGCGGGGTGCTCGGACGAGCCCACTTCGCCCCCACCCGCGGAGGCGTCTCGCGAGGAGCGCGTGGGCCAGAAGCTGGAGTCCCTGCGCGACCAGCCCGCGCCGCTGCGTGACTTCCTGGTGCAGCTGCCCAAGGGAGCGGACCTCCACACTCACCTGTCTGGCGCGGTGACGATGGAGAACCTCATCCAGTGGGGCACGGAGGACGGCGTCTGCGTGAACACCACCACCTGGGTGGCGGCGGCGCCGCCGTGCGCGACGGGCGCGGTGTCCATGGTCAATACCCAGACGGACGCGACCTTCAAGCGCAACATCCTGCAGGCGTGGTCCATGGAGGGGTTCCAGGGCACGCTCCTGGAGGGGCACCAGCACTTCTTCGACGCGTTCGGGAAGTTCGGGGCGGTCCTCAGCGAGCCGCGCACGGATGACTCCATCGCGGACGTGCTGAACACCGCGGGCCGGAACCATCAAATCTACGTGGAGTTGCTCCAGGGGCTGAGCTCCAGCACCGTGGGGCGCCTGGCCACGAAGTACATCCAGCCGGGGGACCCGTGGGACGAGGCCTATCTCCTGAAGAAGCGGGGCGAGCTGATGGCGGACCCCGTGTTCGCCGCCACGCTGGAGGCCACGCAGGCGTCCATCACCAAGTCCATCACCGGCGCGCGCGACCTGCTCAAGTGCGGCACGGCCGCCGCGGAGCCGGGCTGCGACGTGGCGACGCGCTTCGTCCTGTCCGCCAATCGCACCCAGGACCGCGGCTATGTCTTCGCCCAGTGGGTCTACGCCTACGAGCTGGCGCAGGTCTCCCCGGAGGTCGTGGGCATCAACCTGGTGTCCCCCGAGGAGAATGACAACTCATTGAAGTTCTACGACGACGAGATGTTCGCGCTCGACGTCCTGCGCCGCTTCAACCAGCGCACCGCCAACCGCCGCACCGTCCACATCTCCCTCCACGCCGGAGAGCTCATCCCCTCCGTCCTCCCCACCACGCCCGAGGGCCAGCGGCAGCTCTCCTTCCACATCCGCCACGCGGTGGAGATCGCCCACGCCGAGCGCATCGGACACGGCGCGGATGTCCTCGACGAGACCGCGGGCGACGGCGCGGAGGACCTGCTCTGGGACATGAACGGCTTGGATGTGATGGTGGAAATTTGCCTGTCGTCCAACAGCATCCTGTTGGGCAAGTCGGGCGCGGCCCATCCGCTCAAGAGCTACCTGGGCCATGGCGTCCCGGTGGCGCTCTCCACGGATGACCAGGGCATCTTCCGCACCAACATCACGGATGAGTACGTGCGCGCCGTGAGCGACCAGGGCCTGGACTACCGCACGCTCAAGGCCATGGTGCGCACCAGCCTGGAGCACGCCTTCCTGCCCGGCGTGAGCCTGTGGAAGACCCGCAGCCAGTACGACGGCCGCGTCGAGGCGTGTGCCCAGGACACGCCCGGCCCGAACGCGCCCTCGGCGACCTGCGCCGCGCTGCTCGCCAGCAGCGAGCGCGCCGCGCTCCAGTGGAAGCTGGAGTCCCAGTTCGCCGCGTTCGAGGACGCGGTCCTGAAGTAA
- a CDS encoding LysR family transcriptional regulator, with protein sequence MPPRKLLRHLVWLESFAAAVEAGSIDAAAEHLGVARSVVSEHIRALEEALADGEALLERGPGRRLQLTARGERLFAGTQTPLHQLDMKRLKDLASAEPSLRLGLNPTLSGALLGGLAHDTASQGLKLVVSFGGPHELVRQVQTRQLDLALDFTPLPPHEGVESESLLRMTFVVIAGPECGLATTAASRRALHPRDLRGQPFVDWLRDDPYGGANSVRFASQGVTVEEVARVESFLHLYELLRAYRACAIAPDMRLLQPFPPDLRVWPLREEEPQAVEVVALWPVGGLGPGARAVLDGLRHRLGKRR encoded by the coding sequence ATGCCTCCGCGCAAGCTGCTGCGACACCTCGTCTGGCTGGAGTCCTTCGCCGCGGCCGTGGAGGCCGGCAGCATCGACGCGGCGGCCGAGCACCTGGGCGTGGCCCGCTCGGTGGTGAGCGAGCACATCCGCGCGCTGGAGGAGGCCCTCGCGGACGGTGAGGCGCTGTTGGAGCGAGGCCCGGGCCGGCGGCTGCAGCTCACCGCGCGCGGAGAGCGCCTCTTCGCGGGCACGCAGACGCCGCTGCATCAGCTCGACATGAAGCGGCTGAAGGACCTGGCCAGCGCCGAGCCCTCGCTGCGGCTGGGCCTCAACCCCACGCTCTCCGGGGCGCTGCTGGGGGGCCTGGCGCACGACACGGCCAGCCAGGGCCTCAAGCTGGTGGTGAGCTTCGGTGGGCCGCACGAACTGGTGCGCCAGGTGCAGACGCGTCAGCTCGATCTCGCCCTGGACTTCACGCCCCTGCCACCCCATGAGGGCGTGGAGTCCGAGTCGCTCCTGCGGATGACCTTCGTGGTCATCGCGGGGCCCGAGTGTGGACTGGCCACCACCGCCGCCTCGCGCCGCGCGCTCCATCCCCGCGACCTGCGGGGCCAGCCCTTCGTGGACTGGTTGAGGGATGATCCGTACGGCGGGGCGAACAGCGTGCGCTTCGCCTCGCAAGGCGTGACGGTGGAGGAGGTGGCGCGGGTGGAGAGCTTCCTCCACCTCTACGAGCTCTTGCGCGCCTACCGCGCCTGCGCCATCGCCCCGGACATGCGCCTGCTCCAGCCGTTTCCCCCGGACCTGCGCGTGTGGCCGCTGCGCGAGGAGGAGCCGCAGGCGGTGGAGGTCGTGGCGCTGTGGCCCGTGGGAGGGCTCGGCCCTGGTGCGCGCGCCGTCTTGGACGGGCTGCGTCATCGTTTGGGCAAACGGCGATAA
- a CDS encoding aromatic amino acid hydroxylase has protein sequence MTPTERTIANLPAHLRRYVVGQDYAAYTPRDQAVWRHILGKLRGHLADKAHPVYLEGLEATGIGMESIPSLDEMNERLSKLGWACVGVRGFIPPAVFTELQSLGVLAIASDIRTHEHIEYTPAPDIVHESAGHAPIIANRRYAEYLKACGLVGFKSISSVEDQAVFEAIRNLSVVKEDPTTSEVEVSHAQARLEAASASRRGVSEGTRASRLYWWTAEYGLIGDVSNPRIYGAGLLSSIGEAKHCLTSAVRKLPLSVACADTDYDITRMQPQLFVARDFEHLFEVLAEFESTLAWKRGGDYGLREAMHARTVNHLVLADGREVTGRVVELLAAPRPVAPGLSTALARLEGPVVTSLRGKAVGKPWNGPALVAFGAARLPERGAFRLALDSGLVLEGFAAGGGEVLALHGQLAGRPLELPAVAHLYVSERLPSVAGGPADTGAWDQWFGELDAFTAGDGEERARERKAEALSPALATLYREVREMREKGALRPERLEQLVRASSDFPSDWLLLAEVNELRGTARA, from the coding sequence ATGACGCCCACGGAACGGACGATCGCCAACCTGCCCGCTCACCTTCGCCGGTATGTGGTGGGGCAGGACTACGCGGCGTACACCCCGCGGGACCAGGCGGTGTGGCGTCACATCCTCGGCAAGCTGCGCGGTCACCTGGCGGACAAGGCCCACCCGGTCTACCTGGAGGGCCTGGAGGCGACGGGCATCGGGATGGAGTCCATCCCCAGCCTGGACGAGATGAACGAGCGGCTGTCGAAGCTGGGGTGGGCGTGCGTGGGCGTGCGCGGCTTCATCCCGCCCGCGGTCTTCACCGAGCTTCAGTCGCTGGGCGTGCTGGCCATCGCGTCGGACATCCGCACCCACGAGCACATCGAGTACACGCCCGCGCCGGACATCGTCCATGAGAGCGCGGGCCACGCGCCCATCATCGCCAACCGCCGCTATGCCGAGTACCTGAAGGCCTGCGGGCTGGTGGGCTTCAAGTCCATCTCCAGCGTGGAGGACCAGGCGGTCTTCGAGGCGATCCGCAACCTGTCGGTGGTGAAGGAAGACCCCACCACGAGCGAGGTCGAGGTGTCGCACGCGCAGGCCCGGCTGGAGGCCGCCAGCGCCAGCCGCCGAGGCGTCAGCGAGGGCACGCGGGCCAGCCGGCTGTACTGGTGGACAGCGGAGTACGGGCTCATCGGCGACGTGTCGAACCCGCGCATCTATGGCGCGGGCCTGCTGTCGAGCATCGGCGAGGCGAAGCACTGCCTCACCTCCGCGGTGCGCAAGCTGCCCCTGAGCGTGGCCTGCGCGGACACGGACTACGACATCACCCGGATGCAGCCGCAGCTCTTCGTCGCGCGCGACTTCGAGCACCTGTTCGAGGTGCTCGCCGAGTTCGAGTCCACGCTGGCCTGGAAGCGCGGCGGGGACTACGGCCTGCGCGAGGCGATGCACGCGCGCACCGTCAACCATCTGGTGCTCGCGGATGGGCGCGAGGTGACGGGCCGCGTGGTGGAGCTGCTCGCCGCACCGCGCCCGGTGGCGCCCGGACTGTCCACCGCGCTGGCGCGCCTGGAGGGGCCCGTCGTCACGTCGCTGCGAGGCAAGGCGGTGGGCAAGCCCTGGAATGGCCCCGCGCTGGTGGCCTTCGGCGCGGCGCGTCTTCCGGAGCGAGGGGCCTTCCGGCTCGCGCTCGACAGCGGCCTGGTGCTGGAGGGCTTCGCGGCGGGCGGCGGAGAAGTGCTCGCGCTGCACGGGCAGCTCGCGGGGCGTCCGCTGGAGCTGCCGGCGGTGGCGCACCTGTACGTCTCCGAGCGGCTGCCCTCCGTGGCGGGCGGCCCGGCGGACACGGGCGCGTGGGACCAGTGGTTCGGGGAGCTGGACGCCTTCACCGCCGGGGACGGCGAGGAGCGCGCTCGGGAGCGCAAGGCCGAGGCGCTGTCTCCGGCGCTGGCCACGCTCTACCGCGAGGTGCGCGAGATGCGCGAGAAGGGCGCGCTGCGTCCCGAGCGGCTGGAGCAGCTCGTCCGCGCCTCCTCGGACTTCCCCTCGGACTGGCTGCTGCTCGCCGAGGTGAACGAGCTGCGCGGAACCGCGCGCGCTTAG
- a CDS encoding glycosyltransferase, giving the protein MLDLVDVGKRSLEAYRGVAPDAQLDELHRLAGRLRGARCLHVNATPYGGGVSEILRSLVPLYNDLGLVADWKIIRGDEAFFQVTKRIHNGLQGSPGELTEAEKATFLGNSQINAGYCDGDYDFIIIHDPQPAALAALCPRANARWLWRCHIDTSHPNPFFWEFLEPFLRAYDAAIFTLPDFIPPQLPISRVLLHPPAIDPFSPKNQPLPVQLAQHVLEWIGVRLSRPLITQVSRFDPWKDPLGVIAAYRRVRPHVPDLQLALAGSLALDDPEAWEVYEEIRAVTAGDPLIHVLTNLVGVGNIEVNAFQSLSNVVVQKSLREGFGLVVSEALWKGTPVVGGRAGGIPMQLPDDIGGVLVDTVDECAEAVLRLLRQPDEARILGGRGREHVREHFLMSRLLLDDLRLLDDLIHQRPLSPRDIVPATPIANTPTEAHP; this is encoded by the coding sequence ATGCTGGACCTCGTCGATGTCGGAAAGCGCTCGCTGGAGGCGTATCGCGGCGTCGCGCCCGATGCCCAGCTCGATGAGCTGCACCGGCTGGCGGGACGGCTGCGTGGCGCCCGGTGCCTGCACGTCAACGCCACGCCGTATGGCGGAGGCGTATCGGAAATCCTCCGCTCGCTCGTGCCGCTCTACAACGACCTGGGGCTGGTGGCGGATTGGAAGATCATCCGCGGCGACGAGGCGTTCTTCCAGGTCACCAAGCGCATCCACAACGGACTGCAAGGCAGCCCCGGGGAGCTGACCGAGGCGGAGAAGGCCACCTTCCTGGGCAACTCGCAGATCAACGCCGGCTACTGCGACGGCGACTACGACTTCATCATCATCCACGACCCGCAGCCGGCCGCGCTCGCCGCGCTGTGTCCTCGCGCCAACGCGCGCTGGCTGTGGCGCTGTCACATCGACACCTCGCATCCCAATCCCTTCTTCTGGGAGTTCCTCGAGCCGTTCCTGCGCGCCTACGACGCCGCCATCTTCACGCTCCCGGACTTCATCCCGCCCCAGCTCCCCATCTCCCGCGTGCTGCTGCACCCACCGGCCATCGACCCCTTCAGCCCGAAGAACCAGCCCCTGCCCGTCCAGCTCGCGCAGCACGTATTGGAATGGATTGGCGTGCGGCTCAGCCGGCCCCTCATCACGCAGGTCAGCCGCTTCGACCCGTGGAAGGATCCGCTCGGCGTCATCGCCGCGTACCGGCGCGTGCGGCCGCATGTCCCCGACCTCCAGCTCGCCCTCGCGGGCTCGCTTGCCCTGGACGACCCGGAGGCCTGGGAGGTCTACGAGGAGATCCGCGCCGTCACGGCGGGGGACCCGCTCATCCACGTCCTCACCAACCTGGTCGGCGTGGGCAACATCGAGGTCAATGCCTTTCAATCCCTCTCCAACGTCGTCGTGCAGAAGTCGCTGCGCGAGGGCTTCGGGCTCGTCGTGTCCGAGGCGCTGTGGAAAGGCACGCCCGTCGTGGGAGGCCGCGCGGGCGGCATTCCCATGCAGCTCCCGGATGACATCGGCGGCGTGCTGGTGGACACCGTCGACGAGTGCGCCGAGGCCGTGCTCCGCCTCCTGCGCCAACCCGACGAGGCCCGCATCCTGGGCGGGCGGGGCCGAGAGCATGTGCGCGAGCACTTCCTCATGTCGCGGCTCCTGCTCGATGACCTGCGCTTGCTCGACGACCTCATCCACCAGCGTCCACTCTCGCCTCGCGACATCGTCCCCGCGACGCCCATTGCGAACACCCCCACGGAGGCACACCCATGA